A genomic window from Brassica oleracea var. oleracea cultivar TO1000 chromosome C8, BOL, whole genome shotgun sequence includes:
- the LOC106307998 gene encoding auxin-responsive protein SAUR71, whose translation MKSAVKKLLCCGAKSFPHRARLPEEGRVRVYVGNYRDTQCKLEMDADFLTHPLFEELLRFSEEEFGYSYDGALRIACEINAFIDMINFLKSTTHLLL comes from the coding sequence ATGAAAAGCGCGGTAAAAAAACTACTATGTTGCGGAGCTAAGAGCTTTCCCCACAGAGCGAGATTACCAGAGGAAGGACGAGTCCGCGTATATGTCGGAAACTACAGAGATACGCAATGCAAGCTAGAGATGGATGCTGATTTCCTGACCCACCCTTTGTTCGAGGAACTCCTCCGGTTTTCAGAAGAAGAGTTCGGTTACTCATACGATGGCGCTTTGAGGATCGCCTGCGAGATCAATGCGTTCATCGACATGATCAATTTCCTCAAGTCCACAACTCATCTCCTATTATAA